Proteins encoded in a region of the Synechococcus sp. BIOS-U3-1 genome:
- a CDS encoding glycosyltransferase: MNILFVHQNFPGQYVHICYQLLRQSGNTVVSVSMNESSIAKVKGYHHYIYQPKRGNGADIHPLVLDTETKAIRAEACAELCAELKRKGFKPDIICGHPGWGELLFLPYIWPGVPLLMYQEFCYNVNGFDCAFDPELQPDDNDWNNSGRIHMKNANTLLNLDHATWNITPTAFQKSSYPARFHHRFSVIHDGISNEARPAKKPSTLSLEINDKLTLTNADKLVTFVNRHIEPYRGCHSFIRAIPKIQELQPDAQIVVVGERKGVSYGKACEDGEWCDRFLAEIEGEYDPSRVHFVGRINYEPFLTLLQLSKAHVYLTYPFVLSWSLLEAMSSGCAIVGSATEPVMEVLDHEHNGLLVDFFNPQAIAEQVDRLLRDRSLAKKLGHQAHLDAIEHYSLERCLPRQLNLIDLVASRALGH; this comes from the coding sequence ATGAATATCCTCTTCGTTCATCAGAACTTTCCCGGCCAGTATGTGCACATCTGCTATCAACTTTTAAGGCAAAGCGGCAATACCGTTGTTTCAGTCAGCATGAATGAAAGCAGTATTGCCAAAGTGAAGGGTTATCACCATTACATTTATCAACCCAAGCGCGGAAATGGTGCAGACATTCACCCATTAGTCCTTGATACAGAAACTAAAGCCATCCGGGCCGAAGCTTGCGCAGAACTGTGCGCCGAACTCAAGCGAAAGGGGTTCAAACCAGACATCATCTGTGGTCATCCTGGCTGGGGAGAATTGCTATTCCTTCCCTACATTTGGCCCGGCGTTCCACTCTTAATGTATCAAGAGTTTTGCTACAACGTGAACGGATTTGATTGTGCGTTTGACCCAGAGTTGCAGCCCGACGACAACGACTGGAATAATTCAGGGCGGATTCATATGAAGAATGCCAATACGTTACTGAATCTTGATCATGCCACTTGGAACATTACACCAACAGCGTTCCAAAAAAGCTCCTATCCAGCGCGTTTTCACCATCGCTTTTCAGTGATTCACGATGGTATTTCTAATGAGGCCCGACCCGCCAAAAAACCCAGCACATTATCGCTTGAAATTAACGACAAACTCACTCTGACCAACGCTGACAAACTGGTCACATTTGTGAACCGCCATATCGAGCCCTACCGCGGTTGTCACTCCTTCATTCGGGCCATCCCCAAGATTCAGGAACTGCAACCTGACGCCCAGATTGTGGTGGTTGGTGAGCGAAAAGGCGTCAGCTACGGAAAAGCTTGCGAGGACGGCGAATGGTGCGACCGCTTTCTCGCAGAAATCGAAGGTGAATACGACCCCTCACGGGTGCACTTCGTGGGCCGCATCAACTACGAACCCTTTCTCACCTTGCTGCAACTGAGCAAGGCCCACGTGTATCTCACGTATCCGTTCGTGCTGAGCTGGAGTTTGCTGGAAGCGATGAGCAGCGGCTGCGCCATCGTGGGCTCAGCAACAGAACCGGTGATGGAGGTGCTTGATCACGAGCACAACGGTCTGCTGGTGGACTTTTTCAATCCACAAGCGATTGCTGAGCAGGTCGACCGGCTGCTGAGAGATCGCAGCCTCGCTAAAAAACTGGGTCATCAGGCTCATCTCGATGCCATTGAGCACTACAGCCTGGAACGCTGTCTGCCGCGCCAGCTCAACCTGATCGATCTCGTGGCATCAAGGGCACTTGGCCACTGA
- the rfbB gene encoding dTDP-glucose 4,6-dehydratase: MTEILLPPGTRVLVTGGAGFIGSCVVRRLLSWPGVAVITLDKIGYASDLTSIDRVVEGLGSSEAKRHQLLKIDLADAAATDQAIRQADPDLVMHLAAESHVDRSIDGPGAFIESNVTGTFNLLQAVRRHWQELPKERQKCFRFHHISTDEVFGSLGDSGRFSETTAYDPRSPYSASKAASDHLVSAWHHTFGLPVVLTNCSNNYGPWQFPEKLIPVVILKAVAGEPIPLYGDGANVRDWLYVEDHVEALLLAATRGRLGESYCVGGAGDHGSASERTNRDVVETICSLMDQLRPDGAPHARLITRVGDRPGHDRRYAIDASKISRDLGWQPRHSFEQGLEATVRWYLDHLFWCDKVRERAGYGGERIGTQG; encoded by the coding sequence ATGACTGAGATTCTGTTGCCCCCTGGCACACGCGTGCTGGTGACAGGTGGTGCGGGATTCATCGGCAGCTGCGTAGTCAGGCGTTTGCTCAGCTGGCCTGGGGTTGCGGTGATCACGCTCGACAAGATCGGTTACGCGAGTGATCTCACCAGTATTGATCGGGTGGTGGAAGGTCTTGGCTCTTCGGAGGCCAAAAGGCATCAGTTGTTGAAAATTGATCTAGCCGACGCCGCTGCAACGGATCAGGCCATTCGGCAAGCGGACCCCGATCTGGTGATGCACTTGGCGGCTGAAAGCCATGTGGATCGTTCAATCGATGGCCCTGGTGCCTTCATTGAGAGCAACGTCACCGGCACCTTCAATCTGCTCCAGGCTGTTCGTCGCCATTGGCAGGAGCTGCCCAAAGAGCGCCAGAAGTGTTTTCGTTTTCATCACATCAGCACCGATGAGGTGTTCGGTTCCCTCGGCGATTCAGGCCGTTTTTCCGAAACCACCGCCTACGACCCCCGCAGTCCCTATTCCGCCAGCAAGGCGGCAAGCGATCACCTGGTCAGCGCCTGGCATCACACCTTCGGCTTGCCTGTTGTGCTCACCAATTGCTCGAACAACTACGGGCCCTGGCAGTTTCCGGAAAAACTGATCCCAGTGGTGATTCTCAAGGCGGTGGCCGGTGAACCCATCCCCCTCTATGGCGACGGCGCCAACGTGCGCGATTGGTTGTATGTGGAAGACCATGTGGAGGCCCTATTGCTTGCCGCCACCCGTGGCCGCCTGGGAGAGAGCTACTGCGTGGGTGGTGCCGGTGATCATGGCTCGGCCAGTGAGCGCACCAATCGCGACGTGGTGGAAACGATCTGCTCCCTGATGGATCAGCTGCGGCCTGATGGTGCGCCCCATGCCCGCCTGATTACACGTGTGGGCGATCGCCCCGGTCACGACAGGCGCTATGCCATTGACGCCTCCAAGATCTCCAGAGACTTGGGCTGGCAGCCTCGCCATAGTTTTGAGCAGGGCCTTGAAGCCACCGTGCGCTGGTATCTCGATCACCTGTTCTGGTGTGACAAGGTGCGTGAGCGGGCCGGCTACGGCGGTGAGCGCATCGGTACCCAGGGATGA
- a CDS encoding glycosyltransferase family 2 protein, protein MNRSWSLIWLSVGLDLFGVFLSALLAAALRGHNPALVLQGDGLVFGLGFLLLAWFLGGYSFLRWPWMPYRQLLQRWLVVVGSALALAVLVGWLLNAAPAAVWFQRSTLLILGLILVAWGSLTRFWLHPLARQQASGRLTRSSVFRRRSSLEIAQDETADPPRRQLLLLFVAYHPSPLEVKQLQACLNELSPQVGYAVVVNDHHPGEPVDQLQAGADCFLTNRDNPGYGRAVNRLVVRLGQLAPYIGVLNTDLSWQAGTFELLVGWLQQHPQVSLAVPQILDEAGTPQQLCKQHPTVLGLFSRRFLPGWLKPNWLKRYDRWYVMADQNYQEVFEAPYLSGCCMLIRSEAFSRAGGFDERYFLYLEDADITRSLARDGQCVHLPVAGVVHGWGRGNYSNLGLMAVNLTSAWHYFRKWGWALW, encoded by the coding sequence ATGAACCGGTCTTGGTCACTGATCTGGCTCAGTGTTGGGCTGGATTTGTTCGGGGTTTTCTTGAGTGCCCTGTTAGCAGCGGCTCTGCGCGGTCACAATCCTGCGCTGGTGTTGCAGGGGGATGGTCTTGTGTTTGGGCTTGGCTTTCTGCTGCTGGCATGGTTTTTAGGGGGGTATTCCTTCCTGCGCTGGCCATGGATGCCCTACCGGCAGCTGTTACAGCGCTGGCTTGTGGTGGTGGGCAGTGCCCTTGCCTTGGCTGTGCTTGTGGGTTGGCTGTTGAATGCTGCGCCTGCGGCGGTGTGGTTTCAGCGCAGCACGCTGCTCATCCTTGGCTTGATTCTGGTGGCCTGGGGATCTTTGACGCGGTTTTGGCTGCATCCCTTGGCGAGGCAACAGGCATCTGGAAGGTTGACTCGCTCATCGGTGTTTCGGCGTCGATCTTCTTTGGAGATTGCCCAAGACGAGACGGCTGACCCGCCAAGGCGGCAACTGTTGCTGCTGTTTGTGGCGTATCACCCTTCGCCATTGGAGGTGAAGCAGCTGCAGGCCTGCCTGAACGAGCTGTCGCCGCAGGTGGGCTACGCAGTGGTGGTGAATGACCACCATCCAGGTGAGCCGGTGGATCAACTGCAGGCCGGAGCTGATTGTTTTCTCACCAATCGCGATAACCCTGGCTATGGGCGGGCTGTGAATCGCTTGGTGGTGCGGCTCGGCCAGCTCGCCCCGTACATCGGGGTTCTCAATACGGATCTCTCCTGGCAGGCGGGCACCTTTGAGCTGCTTGTTGGCTGGTTGCAGCAGCACCCGCAGGTGAGCCTGGCGGTCCCGCAGATCCTTGATGAAGCTGGCACCCCCCAGCAGCTTTGTAAGCAGCACCCAACCGTGCTGGGTCTGTTCAGTCGCCGTTTTCTACCGGGATGGCTCAAGCCCAACTGGCTGAAGCGTTATGACCGCTGGTACGTGATGGCGGATCAGAACTACCAGGAGGTGTTTGAAGCGCCCTATCTCAGCGGTTGTTGCATGTTGATCCGCAGTGAAGCCTTCAGCCGTGCAGGCGGCTTTGATGAGCGTTATTTCCTCTATCTCGAGGATGCCGACATCACCCGCAGCCTCGCTCGCGATGGTCAGTGTGTGCACTTGCCGGTCGCCGGCGTGGTGCATGGCTGGGGTCGTGGCAACTACAGCAACCTGGGCCTGATGGCCGTGAATCTCACCAGTGCCTGGCATTACTTCCGTAAGTGGGGCTGGGCGCTCTGGTGA
- a CDS encoding glycosyltransferase family 2 protein codes for MGLGALVIEVVLPTYNGAAYLRQQIASIDQQTLRPQRLLLRDDGSSDGTAELLACLKREYGDWLELLPADGNLGCTANVNRLLEATKAAYVALADQDDVWLPHKLEASLALLQQLERSRGDKTPLLVHSDLELVDGEGASLGSTYLQRQRLDPLRTAPEHLVLTNVVTGCTVLLNRALLKKALPIPAEALMHDWWLALVASRIGEIGLLPEPTVRYRQHGTNVLGAQGLGLSYWMQRLRNLFADPSAGGHTRAALRQAELFEQRYGQPLSALPALLQLPRRRRWWALLKLSSEQRPSKHGPLRTLGLYGLLAWLPR; via the coding sequence GTGGGGCTGGGCGCTCTGGTGATTGAGGTTGTTCTTCCCACTTACAACGGTGCTGCCTATCTCAGGCAACAGATCGCCTCGATCGATCAGCAGACGCTTCGTCCCCAGCGGCTGCTGTTGCGCGACGACGGCTCCAGCGATGGCACTGCGGAGTTGCTCGCTTGCCTCAAGCGTGAGTACGGCGATTGGCTGGAGCTGCTGCCAGCGGACGGCAACCTTGGCTGCACTGCCAATGTGAACAGGCTGCTGGAAGCCACAAAAGCTGCTTATGTGGCGCTTGCCGATCAGGACGACGTTTGGCTGCCTCACAAATTGGAAGCCTCCCTGGCCCTGTTGCAGCAGTTGGAGCGGAGCCGAGGAGATAAGACACCTCTCTTGGTGCACAGCGATCTGGAGTTGGTCGACGGCGAAGGGGCGTCGCTTGGAAGCACTTATCTGCAACGTCAGCGACTGGATCCGTTGCGCACCGCACCGGAGCATCTGGTGCTTACCAATGTGGTGACCGGTTGCACCGTGCTGCTCAATCGTGCACTGCTGAAAAAGGCTTTGCCGATACCTGCGGAGGCCCTGATGCACGACTGGTGGCTGGCTCTGGTGGCCAGTCGTATCGGTGAGATTGGCTTGCTTCCCGAGCCAACGGTGCGGTATCGCCAGCACGGCACCAATGTGCTGGGAGCTCAGGGTCTTGGTCTGAGCTATTGGATGCAAAGGCTGCGGAATTTGTTTGCTGACCCCTCTGCGGGCGGGCATACCCGGGCTGCCTTGCGACAGGCGGAGTTGTTTGAACAGCGTTATGGCCAGCCACTGTCAGCCTTGCCGGCTTTGTTGCAGCTGCCGCGCAGGCGTCGATGGTGGGCTTTGCTGAAGCTTTCATCCGAGCAACGTCCGAGCAAACATGGTCCTTTGCGGACGCTGGGGTTATACGGTCTCCTGGCTTGGCTACCACGATGA
- a CDS encoding glycosyltransferase family 2 protein — MPVFNPKPEWLQQAIDSVREQIYPHWQLCIADDCSTDPQIHQILEAAAASDPRIQVVFRNDNGHISACSNSALDLVDCPWMALLDHDDLLSVDALAWIARAIHDHPQARLFYSDEDKVGKNGENVDPYFKSDWDPLLMESQNMFCHLGVFETELVRKLGGFRIGFEGAQDHDLVLRCTETVQRSQIVHIPRILYHWRVHSQSTASGSNAKPYSDDAGIKAVEGYLQRQGLPVQSVERIAAGMHPKFSLPVDGPCVSVIIPTRNGLNVLRPCLLSLIEQTDYANLEILVVDNGSDDSETLIFLQDLEQQGSIRVLRDPSPFNYSALNNSAVEKATGDWICLLNNDIEVINADWLSHLLSYAMRPGVGAVGARLLYPNRTIQHGGVLLGVGGVAGHAHHGLAEDAYGYFSRAQLVQEVSAVTAACLLVSKTNYQAVGGLDADNLSVAFNDVDFCLKLIEKGLHNVYAPSAVLLHHESVSRGYEDTPEKQARFSSEVAWMQQRWENYLTCDPAYNPNLALDGEPFRLAKQPRLQGWPVAQPLQS, encoded by the coding sequence ATGCCAGTTTTTAACCCTAAACCTGAATGGTTGCAACAGGCGATTGATTCAGTGCGTGAGCAGATTTATCCCCATTGGCAGCTTTGTATTGCTGATGACTGCTCCACGGATCCGCAGATTCATCAAATTCTGGAAGCTGCAGCGGCGTCCGATCCACGCATTCAGGTTGTCTTCCGTAACGACAATGGCCATATTTCTGCGTGCTCAAATTCGGCGCTTGACCTGGTTGATTGCCCATGGATGGCTCTGCTGGATCACGACGACTTGCTATCAGTCGATGCTCTGGCCTGGATAGCTCGCGCTATTCATGATCACCCACAGGCTCGCTTGTTTTACTCGGATGAGGATAAAGTTGGTAAAAATGGTGAAAATGTAGATCCCTATTTTAAGTCTGATTGGGACCCTCTTCTGATGGAATCCCAGAACATGTTTTGCCACTTAGGGGTTTTCGAAACCGAACTTGTGCGCAAGCTCGGAGGATTTCGTATTGGCTTTGAGGGTGCACAAGATCATGATCTCGTGTTGCGATGTACTGAGACAGTTCAGAGATCGCAGATTGTTCATATTCCGCGAATTCTTTATCACTGGCGTGTTCATTCGCAAAGTACGGCGTCCGGTTCCAATGCCAAGCCCTACAGCGATGATGCTGGGATCAAGGCTGTTGAAGGCTATCTTCAGCGGCAGGGTCTTCCTGTCCAATCAGTTGAGCGCATCGCAGCAGGAATGCATCCCAAGTTTTCTCTTCCTGTTGATGGACCTTGTGTGAGTGTGATCATTCCCACTCGCAATGGACTCAATGTTTTAAGGCCGTGCCTTCTGAGTTTGATTGAGCAGACTGACTACGCCAACCTTGAGATTTTGGTTGTCGATAATGGTTCTGATGATTCGGAGACGTTGATCTTTCTGCAAGATCTCGAGCAGCAAGGCTCGATCCGTGTTTTGAGAGATCCAAGTCCATTTAATTATTCCGCACTCAACAACAGCGCTGTTGAAAAGGCGACTGGGGACTGGATTTGCTTATTAAATAACGATATTGAAGTCATCAATGCTGATTGGTTGTCGCACTTGCTGTCTTACGCAATGCGGCCCGGGGTTGGAGCTGTGGGAGCGCGCTTGTTGTATCCCAACCGCACGATTCAGCATGGTGGTGTTCTCCTCGGTGTGGGTGGTGTCGCAGGACATGCCCACCATGGTCTTGCAGAGGATGCTTACGGATATTTCAGTCGTGCTCAATTGGTTCAGGAGGTTTCCGCTGTTACGGCAGCCTGTCTACTAGTCAGCAAGACAAACTACCAAGCTGTAGGCGGACTTGACGCGGACAATCTCAGTGTGGCATTCAATGATGTTGATTTCTGCCTCAAGCTGATTGAGAAAGGACTGCATAATGTCTATGCACCATCGGCTGTTTTGCTACATCACGAATCAGTGAGTCGTGGCTATGAAGACACCCCGGAGAAGCAGGCTCGATTCTCATCTGAAGTGGCCTGGATGCAGCAGCGATGGGAAAATTACCTAACTTGTGATCCTGCTTATAACCCTAATCTCGCTTTAGATGGAGAACCTTTCAGGCTTGCGAAGCAGCCTCGTTTGCAGGGCTGGCCTGTTGCACAACCGCTGCAATCTTGA
- a CDS encoding glycosyltransferase, whose product MNQRAPLILVVGMHRSGTSLLGSLLPACGIAMPGPLLDGDTHNPEGYFERADVTALQEELLIDLERWWPSPRGMQPLPQGWLDSNRGQRALGDLKTLLHSEAEAQTGPWAIKDPRSSLLLPLWKQACESLNIPLQLLLAIRDPAEVMVSLVRRDQSITGMDGWRAQRLWWHHNAQVLRDGADLPMQVLSYSHWFDPDKALRQVRNLAPLSSKEQQQQALKAIRPEHRRSQQSQLPAPVAGTVKKLYRRLAKLALEPTNRQSLEQWLSKQLDPPALAPLPRRRSQLKRNLQIKRGLPPANRVADHPWGRLAEVMCGSQGPAAEHQLHSWETHGFRSFELEHIAALAGPVPAAESWRASHDNITIQVRGGDLNQWPVHAWIQHCPIDSDPSKVFEAQVMGSQGVSPIALNLADVLIGAEGSKELLHLAQLERVWDPDRKRVQFLRQFGINASWVTPSRAVNHYLRASTTTWESCATELGLAEPRRLKDLGSTLCLSNTNPGFNRNLQAPLLSIPGFNSLESNNPKTAWLMAQWLQGCLNAGLEIVRQQPTPEEDIWQAWQVLVQSNQRQTAPILILQEPIGAKELLQELNWYRQGCPSTTVSDTPKPSSNLLYTSGAEPLIDGISVCVSLYNYSSRILDALNSVLEQTDAARIELIVVDDASSDNSAAVVQSWMDNHHSHLGRCLLIQHSENGGLASARNTAFEAASSAWCFVLDADNSLDSNAVKHCGHLALQADCHCAVIHSLVRVKPEQGSDDQRVLVSDIPWQQQQFRGGNYIDAMALVRHEAWKAVGGYTHIPGGWEDFDFWCSLIDRGWHGVLCPQVLATYTSHENSMRAESTTQQERRLSRLLQMRHPWLDLPQCHDRAIWPL is encoded by the coding sequence ATGAATCAGCGAGCACCTCTCATCCTGGTCGTCGGCATGCATCGCAGCGGCACGTCCCTGCTGGGGTCGTTGTTGCCAGCCTGTGGCATCGCAATGCCGGGACCCTTGCTGGACGGTGATACTCATAACCCCGAGGGCTACTTCGAACGTGCCGACGTGACCGCTCTACAAGAAGAGCTGCTGATCGATCTGGAGCGCTGGTGGCCCTCACCGCGAGGGATGCAGCCACTGCCGCAAGGGTGGCTGGACAGCAACCGAGGGCAGCGAGCCTTGGGTGATCTCAAGACACTTCTGCACTCAGAAGCGGAGGCTCAGACAGGTCCATGGGCGATCAAGGATCCACGCAGCAGTCTGCTGCTGCCACTGTGGAAGCAAGCCTGCGAAAGCCTGAACATCCCTCTGCAGCTGCTGCTGGCGATCCGGGATCCTGCTGAGGTGATGGTGTCTCTCGTGCGTCGGGATCAGTCCATCACCGGGATGGATGGATGGCGGGCTCAGCGCCTCTGGTGGCATCACAACGCGCAGGTGCTGCGTGATGGCGCTGATCTTCCCATGCAAGTGCTGAGCTACAGCCACTGGTTTGATCCAGACAAAGCGCTCAGGCAAGTCCGCAACCTTGCGCCGTTGAGTTCCAAAGAGCAGCAACAGCAGGCCTTGAAGGCCATAAGACCAGAGCACCGCCGTAGTCAGCAAAGCCAACTGCCTGCTCCTGTTGCCGGCACGGTGAAAAAGCTCTATCGACGTCTTGCAAAGCTGGCTCTAGAACCAACCAATCGACAAAGCCTGGAGCAGTGGCTGAGCAAACAGCTGGACCCTCCGGCGCTAGCCCCATTGCCACGCCGGCGTAGCCAACTCAAACGCAACCTGCAAATTAAGCGCGGTCTCCCCCCCGCGAATCGTGTTGCCGATCACCCATGGGGCCGACTAGCGGAAGTGATGTGCGGCAGCCAGGGGCCGGCAGCAGAACACCAACTGCACTCGTGGGAAACGCATGGGTTTCGCAGCTTTGAACTCGAACACATCGCCGCCCTGGCTGGCCCTGTTCCTGCCGCTGAAAGCTGGAGAGCAAGCCATGACAACATCACGATTCAGGTGCGCGGCGGGGACCTCAATCAGTGGCCCGTTCACGCCTGGATTCAGCACTGTCCGATCGACTCCGATCCAAGCAAAGTCTTTGAAGCCCAGGTGATGGGCAGCCAGGGCGTCAGCCCGATTGCCCTCAACCTTGCTGATGTGCTCATCGGTGCTGAGGGCTCGAAAGAACTGTTGCACCTCGCTCAACTGGAGCGGGTTTGGGACCCCGATCGCAAACGCGTGCAATTCCTACGCCAGTTTGGAATTAACGCCTCCTGGGTCACACCATCGCGAGCGGTGAACCACTACTTGAGAGCTTCAACGACAACCTGGGAATCCTGCGCAACCGAACTTGGACTCGCCGAGCCGAGGCGATTGAAAGATCTGGGTTCGACACTGTGCCTGAGCAACACCAACCCAGGTTTCAACCGAAACCTGCAGGCCCCACTGCTGAGTATTCCAGGCTTCAACAGTCTTGAATCCAATAATCCAAAAACAGCCTGGCTGATGGCGCAATGGCTTCAGGGCTGTCTAAATGCTGGCCTGGAGATCGTGCGACAGCAGCCGACGCCGGAGGAAGACATATGGCAGGCATGGCAAGTACTGGTGCAGTCCAACCAACGACAGACCGCACCGATCCTGATCTTGCAAGAACCCATCGGCGCTAAAGAGCTGCTTCAAGAACTGAACTGGTATCGCCAAGGCTGCCCATCAACCACGGTCAGTGACACCCCTAAGCCCAGCTCCAACCTGCTGTATACGAGCGGTGCTGAGCCCCTGATTGATGGCATCAGCGTTTGTGTCAGCCTCTACAACTACAGCTCCAGAATCCTCGATGCGTTGAACAGTGTGCTGGAGCAGACCGACGCCGCACGCATCGAATTAATCGTTGTCGACGACGCCTCGAGCGACAACAGCGCCGCCGTCGTGCAGTCGTGGATGGACAACCATCATTCGCATCTGGGTCGCTGCCTGCTGATTCAACACAGCGAGAATGGCGGACTAGCCTCAGCGCGAAACACTGCTTTTGAAGCGGCAAGCAGCGCCTGGTGCTTTGTGCTGGATGCCGACAATTCTCTCGACAGCAACGCTGTAAAACACTGTGGGCATCTTGCTCTGCAAGCCGATTGCCATTGCGCGGTCATACATAGCCTTGTGCGCGTGAAGCCAGAACAGGGAAGCGATGACCAAAGGGTGCTGGTAAGCGATATCCCCTGGCAGCAGCAACAGTTTCGCGGCGGCAACTACATCGATGCCATGGCCTTGGTGCGGCATGAAGCATGGAAAGCGGTAGGGGGCTACACCCACATCCCAGGCGGCTGGGAAGACTTTGATTTCTGGTGCTCGCTGATCGACCGAGGCTGGCACGGTGTGCTGTGCCCTCAGGTTCTGGCGACTTACACCAGCCACGAAAACTCAATGCGGGCTGAAAGTACAACTCAGCAGGAACGCCGACTCAGTCGCCTGTTGCAGATGCGACATCCTTGGCTGGATCTTCCCCAATGCCATGACCGGGCGATTTGGCCCCTCTAA
- a CDS encoding SGNH/GDSL hydrolase family protein: MRKLLVVNLLILASLLAIAEVIAALVAQHKGEPLALVRLARQLKNGRTIQAPKAKSACERKTSWSPQSPYVPEPTLGYWYRKNSINTATIQLPEDVQRMGIVGAVNRYQWTLSTGSKGERLSRAAGASSGTAPAVLVLGDSFVLGAGLSDNASLAWQLQSLLPHQPVANYAGGGFGTVHQWLMLRDANNKQTLIPAELRKQLKGGHVLLGHADYYLKRNVAAPSRLRTFNPSCGTFQQQLKRKPALAKAYTHPRASLIDGTLAVSQIPLFDDHLEEDPRREQQIKVTTALVDAILQETAVLKATPMVLWLQGDHDSAVINHYRQRGVAVLDLRGGGGLWTRDNLEPFDNHPGPLTTSHWAELIAEQLRQR; encoded by the coding sequence ATGCGCAAACTTCTGGTCGTCAACCTGCTGATCCTGGCCAGCCTGCTGGCCATCGCTGAAGTGATTGCAGCCTTGGTTGCACAACACAAGGGCGAACCGCTGGCCCTGGTACGACTGGCCCGTCAACTCAAAAACGGACGCACAATCCAGGCACCGAAAGCCAAGAGCGCTTGTGAACGCAAGACCAGCTGGTCTCCGCAATCCCCCTACGTGCCAGAGCCAACACTCGGATACTGGTACAGAAAAAACAGCATCAACACCGCCACAATTCAGCTGCCCGAGGACGTTCAACGCATGGGCATCGTTGGGGCAGTGAACCGATATCAGTGGACACTGAGCACAGGCTCAAAGGGTGAACGGTTGAGCCGAGCTGCTGGAGCTTCCAGCGGAACAGCACCCGCAGTGTTGGTGCTTGGCGACAGCTTTGTACTGGGGGCAGGACTGTCGGATAACGCCTCACTGGCCTGGCAGCTGCAGAGCCTGTTGCCTCATCAACCCGTGGCCAACTACGCCGGTGGTGGATTCGGCACGGTGCATCAATGGCTGATGCTGCGCGACGCCAACAACAAGCAAACTCTGATCCCGGCAGAGCTGCGAAAGCAACTGAAGGGAGGACACGTCCTGCTGGGACATGCGGATTACTACCTCAAGCGCAACGTGGCAGCACCCTCTCGGCTGAGAACCTTCAATCCCAGCTGCGGAACCTTTCAACAACAGCTGAAACGCAAGCCTGCCCTAGCGAAGGCTTACACCCATCCCAGAGCATCTTTGATCGACGGAACGCTGGCCGTGAGCCAGATCCCCTTATTTGACGATCATCTCGAAGAAGATCCAAGACGCGAGCAACAAATCAAGGTCACCACGGCACTGGTTGATGCCATTCTCCAGGAAACCGCAGTTCTAAAGGCCACCCCCATGGTGCTCTGGCTGCAGGGTGATCACGACAGTGCCGTGATCAACCACTACCGGCAACGGGGTGTAGCCGTTCTGGATCTGCGTGGCGGCGGCGGCCTCTGGACCCGCGACAACCTCGAGCCATTTGATAATCATCCCGGCCCCCTCACCACCAGCCATTGGGCCGAATTGATCGCTGAACAGCTGAGGCAACGATGA
- a CDS encoding DUF5989 family protein, which produces MAALFDLLGDLWAFMAARRKYWLVPLILTLVLMGALLVFTQGTVVAPFIYSLF; this is translated from the coding sequence ATGGCCGCACTGTTTGATCTGCTCGGAGATCTGTGGGCCTTCATGGCAGCTCGCAGAAAGTACTGGCTCGTGCCCTTGATCCTCACGCTCGTCTTGATGGGAGCACTTCTGGTATTCACCCAGGGCACAGTTGTGGCTCCCTTCATTTACAGCCTGTTCTGA
- a CDS encoding SxtJ family membrane protein: protein MASKPTPKRKQLRQFGLLLGVLIPLFFCVLLPALHSHSAPLWPVGIGVLLILLGVVAPQRLSLVYRGWMALGNVLGFINSHLILGVVFVFVLQPIALIMRCLGHDPLRKRWDASTDSYREVVQGRRTNLKQPF from the coding sequence ATGGCATCCAAACCAACCCCGAAACGCAAGCAGCTAAGGCAATTCGGATTGCTATTGGGTGTGTTGATTCCTCTGTTCTTCTGCGTGCTTCTACCTGCTCTACACAGCCATTCAGCACCACTGTGGCCAGTGGGCATCGGCGTGCTCCTGATCTTGCTGGGCGTGGTTGCACCGCAACGGCTCAGCCTTGTTTATCGAGGCTGGATGGCTCTCGGCAACGTGCTTGGGTTCATCAACAGCCATCTGATCCTTGGAGTTGTGTTCGTCTTTGTGCTGCAACCGATTGCTCTGATCATGCGATGCCTAGGCCACGACCCGCTGCGCAAGCGTTGGGATGCATCAACTGACAGTTATCGCGAAGTGGTCCAGGGAAGGCGGACTAATCTCAAACAACCTTTCTGA